Proteins co-encoded in one Ignavibacteria bacterium genomic window:
- a CDS encoding MoxR family ATPase — MDEVTLVREINEKFNTVKAEIGKVIVGQTDIVEQLLISLLSRGHCLLVGVPGLAKTLLIKTVAEATDLKFGRIQFTPDLMPSDITGTDIIEEDPITRRREFRFIPGPIFSNVILADEINRTPPKTQAALLEAMQEYKVTVAGKTYSLETPFFVLATQNPIEQEGTYPLPEAQLDRFMFNLWLDYPSYDEEVEIIKSTTGAFMPVVNPVITASELLSYQTLIRSVPVADNIIEYAAKIVHSTRPGTPDSPQFIKEWVRWGAGPRASQYLILAAKTRAVLYGRFTPNKDDVKSVLNPILRHRIIPNFSAEAEGITSVDIVKKLIETV, encoded by the coding sequence TTGGACGAAGTAACACTCGTACGGGAGATTAATGAGAAATTTAACACAGTTAAGGCTGAAATCGGCAAGGTTATTGTCGGACAGACTGACATTGTAGAGCAACTTCTTATTTCGCTCCTTTCCCGCGGACACTGCCTGTTGGTGGGTGTACCCGGGCTGGCAAAAACTCTCCTGATCAAAACGGTGGCTGAAGCAACTGACTTGAAATTTGGCAGGATTCAGTTCACACCTGATCTTATGCCTTCTGATATTACAGGTACTGACATCATTGAGGAAGATCCGATTACCAGACGGCGTGAATTCCGTTTCATTCCCGGACCAATCTTTTCGAATGTGATTCTGGCAGATGAGATAAACAGAACTCCGCCTAAAACTCAGGCTGCACTTCTCGAAGCTATGCAGGAGTATAAAGTGACGGTTGCCGGGAAGACTTATTCTCTTGAAACACCGTTTTTTGTACTTGCCACACAAAACCCGATTGAACAGGAGGGTACATATCCTCTTCCTGAAGCACAGCTTGACAGGTTTATGTTCAATTTGTGGCTCGATTATCCTTCTTACGATGAAGAAGTTGAGATTATTAAATCGACCACAGGAGCGTTTATGCCCGTGGTCAATCCTGTTATTACTGCTTCTGAATTGCTCTCTTATCAGACGCTGATTCGTTCGGTGCCTGTGGCTGATAACATTATCGAGTACGCAGCAAAAATAGTTCACAGTACCAGACCGGGAACTCCTGATTCACCTCAGTTCATCAAGGAATGGGTAAGATGGGGAGCAGGCCCGAGAGCCTCACAATATCTTATACTCGCAGCAAAAACCAGAGCTGTATTGTACGGAAGATTTACCCCAAACAAAGATGATGTAAAGTCGGTTCTCAATCCGATATTGCGGCACAGGATTATTCCAAATTTCAGTGCCGAAGCAGAGGGTATAACATCTGTGGATATTGTAAAAAAACTGATTGAAACAGTTTAA
- a CDS encoding peptidylprolyl isomerase, with translation MLKKALLVFLLLFGGGTLFSQEVAEKIAAIVDNDVILQSEVSLRAAIEAKRTGDNPDNPAFLAAVLNSMIEEKLLYAYAILDSIIVTKPEIDQYMTYQVSQLVKQFGSEEAVEKTYNKSMAQIKKELEPEIEKNLLMKKAQDKKFGTIEVSRREVEEFFTKYRDSLGTTPEKVKISHIFRSPSKSERIMKIAIDFANKLLDSLKNGADFGELAKRYSDDPGSAVNGGDIGFTARGMLFPEYESVAFRLRVGEMSGVIESPAGYHIIQLLDRRGEQIKTRHILVRVKPDEQTDYELINFLTDLRDTLVRDKGDFKFYAKKYSQDQRTSKSGGVLGTFFIDKLDAALKETVARIKEGEISFPKRIDYGQDEYGYHIVKLDSRIPRHEPNLEIDYDEIKELAVMYKQKRLEQEWLNDLKTKIFWEIK, from the coding sequence ATGCTTAAAAAAGCTTTACTGGTGTTCCTTCTCCTTTTCGGAGGAGGAACACTTTTTTCACAAGAAGTTGCAGAAAAAATTGCAGCAATTGTTGATAATGATGTTATTCTCCAGAGTGAAGTTTCGCTCCGTGCTGCCATTGAAGCCAAGAGGACAGGTGACAATCCTGACAATCCCGCTTTTCTTGCTGCTGTGCTTAACAGTATGATTGAGGAAAAACTTCTCTATGCTTACGCCATTCTCGATTCGATTATCGTAACCAAACCCGAAATTGATCAGTATATGACCTATCAGGTTTCTCAACTTGTAAAGCAGTTCGGTTCCGAAGAAGCGGTAGAGAAAACATACAACAAGTCGATGGCACAGATCAAAAAAGAACTTGAGCCCGAGATCGAGAAGAATCTCCTGATGAAAAAAGCCCAGGACAAAAAGTTTGGCACAATCGAAGTAAGTAGAAGGGAAGTGGAAGAGTTTTTTACGAAATATCGTGACAGTCTCGGCACAACCCCTGAAAAAGTAAAAATTTCACATATCTTTCGTTCCCCCTCCAAGTCGGAACGAATCATGAAAATTGCTATCGATTTTGCAAATAAACTCCTCGATTCGTTGAAAAACGGTGCTGACTTTGGAGAGCTTGCAAAGAGATATTCAGATGACCCGGGAAGTGCCGTCAATGGTGGTGACATCGGATTTACAGCCAGAGGCATGCTTTTCCCCGAGTATGAATCAGTGGCATTCAGACTAAGAGTGGGTGAAATGTCAGGAGTGATTGAATCTCCTGCAGGTTACCACATTATACAGTTACTCGACCGAAGAGGCGAGCAGATTAAGACCCGTCACATCCTTGTGAGGGTAAAACCTGATGAGCAAACAGATTATGAGCTGATCAATTTTCTCACCGATCTTCGCGACACCCTGGTGCGAGACAAAGGTGATTTTAAGTTTTACGCCAAAAAATACAGCCAGGATCAGAGAACCTCTAAATCGGGTGGTGTGCTCGGCACATTCTTCATAGATAAACTGGATGCAGCTCTAAAAGAGACCGTAGCGAGAATCAAAGAGGGCGAAATCAGCTTCCCAAAAAGAATCGATTACGGTCAGGATGAATATGGATATCACATTGTAAAGCTTGATTCAAGAATTCCAAGACACGAACCAAACCTCGAAATAGATTACGATGAAATCAAAGAACTTGCTGTGATGTACAAACAGAAGAGACTTGAACAGGAATGGTTGAATGATTTGAAAACAAAAATCTTTTGGGAGATCAAATAA
- a CDS encoding peptidylprolyl isomerase has protein sequence MLKKTLFISLTLLAGFFLSACSGGGQTAVAEFTGANKQNNKVTLSEFERAYAKTVGGVENARKDDQEKLKNFLEVYTNFKMKLLDGVERGFDKDQAMNQELDDYLKQVGQTYIVEKELIEPAVKQMWERRKKELRVSHIMTRPDSLDSEEPKLMLEGILKRIKAGESFEKLAAEFSKDEYSAKNGGDIYYITSGMIVPEFEDAAYTLAPGQVYPEVVTTRFGYHLIKVTEIRDRVPQIRASHILINYLDPNGNQDTAYATARMDTVVQRLKNGENFSDLARVYSDDPGSKSSGGDLGFFERRMMVPEFDEAAFNLKLGQVSPVVKTGYGLHLILVTEIKPYPSFDEDKENLKKMYRQIRYNNEYAELLKKTRERYNFTENEQLFALLESIGDTVDITKGYFNAEWRNDYKDSVAFTMENVSYSLDSLIANMNKRFEFINKPFTFSMLSEGAVKMANDRVLEIDAKYLTKRNEDFARLMEDYRNGIYIFKLQELEVWNKIKSDSTYLVQYYDAHKAGYNWPDRVEFGEIFVKNDSLAKSIYKEAISGADFESLAGKYTERSNMRGKMGKHPLQDVNFNNLYQEANKHPEGFITAPFSIDGGFSIIKVYKKDKSRMKTYEEAKPEVLSGYNEQEQKNLENVYINSLKAKYKPVYFFDALKEAFKN, from the coding sequence ATGTTGAAAAAAACATTGTTTATTAGCTTGACATTACTTGCCGGATTTTTCCTTTCAGCATGTTCAGGTGGTGGACAGACCGCAGTGGCTGAATTCACCGGAGCGAACAAACAAAACAATAAAGTTACACTTTCTGAATTTGAAAGAGCATATGCCAAGACAGTTGGCGGGGTTGAAAACGCCAGGAAAGATGATCAGGAAAAACTGAAAAACTTTCTTGAGGTTTACACTAATTTCAAAATGAAGCTTCTGGATGGTGTCGAAAGGGGATTCGATAAAGATCAGGCAATGAATCAGGAACTTGATGATTACCTCAAACAGGTTGGTCAAACCTATATTGTGGAAAAAGAGTTGATTGAACCTGCTGTTAAACAGATGTGGGAGAGAAGAAAAAAAGAGCTCAGAGTAAGTCACATAATGACCAGACCTGATTCTTTGGATTCAGAGGAACCCAAGCTAATGCTTGAGGGAATCTTAAAGAGAATAAAGGCAGGTGAAAGTTTCGAGAAACTGGCTGCCGAATTTTCAAAAGACGAATACAGTGCCAAAAATGGCGGAGATATTTATTATATCACTTCAGGTATGATCGTACCTGAATTTGAAGATGCAGCCTATACACTCGCACCGGGTCAGGTATATCCTGAAGTGGTGACTACACGGTTTGGCTACCATCTGATCAAAGTTACCGAGATCAGGGACAGGGTTCCACAGATCAGAGCAAGCCATATCCTCATCAATTATCTTGATCCGAACGGTAATCAGGATACTGCATATGCAACTGCCAGAATGGATACCGTTGTTCAGAGATTGAAAAACGGTGAGAATTTCAGCGATCTGGCGAGAGTCTATTCGGATGATCCAGGCTCAAAATCATCGGGTGGTGATCTCGGGTTTTTTGAGAGAAGAATGATGGTTCCCGAGTTTGATGAAGCAGCATTCAATTTGAAACTTGGTCAGGTTTCCCCTGTGGTAAAGACAGGTTACGGTCTCCATTTAATCTTGGTTACCGAGATAAAACCTTATCCTTCATTTGACGAAGACAAGGAAAACCTGAAGAAAATGTACCGTCAGATCAGGTATAACAACGAATACGCTGAACTCCTGAAGAAAACCAGAGAGAGATACAATTTCACTGAAAATGAGCAGTTGTTTGCACTTCTTGAATCAATTGGTGACACAGTTGACATAACCAAGGGATATTTTAATGCAGAGTGGAGAAACGATTACAAAGATTCAGTTGCCTTCACAATGGAAAATGTTTCCTACTCTCTTGATTCACTCATTGCCAATATGAACAAAAGATTCGAATTCATCAACAAACCATTCACTTTCAGTATGTTGAGTGAAGGTGCTGTTAAGATGGCGAATGACAGAGTTCTCGAAATAGACGCAAAATATCTCACAAAGAGAAATGAAGATTTTGCACGACTGATGGAAGACTACAGAAACGGTATCTACATCTTCAAACTTCAGGAACTTGAAGTGTGGAACAAAATAAAAAGCGACAGCACATACCTCGTTCAGTACTACGATGCTCACAAAGCCGGATACAACTGGCCCGACAGAGTTGAATTTGGTGAAATTTTTGTTAAAAACGATTCACTTGCAAAATCAATCTACAAAGAGGCGATTTCCGGAGCAGACTTCGAGTCACTCGCCGGCAAATACACAGAAAGAAGCAACATGAGAGGCAAAATGGGGAAACATCCACTTCAGGATGTAAACTTCAACAACCTCTATCAGGAAGCAAATAAGCATCCTGAGGGATTCATTACCGCTCCTTTCAGCATCGACGGCGGGTTCTCGATTATAAAAGTATACAAAAAAGACAAAAGCCGCATGAAAACTTATGAGGAAGCAAAACCCGAAGTATTAAGCGGTTATAATGAGCAGGAACAGAAAAATCTTGAGAATGTTTATATCAACTCGTTAAAAGCGAAATATAAACCGGTCTATTTCTTTGATGCATTGAAAGAAGCCTTCAAGAACTAA
- a CDS encoding S8 family peptidase, with protein sequence MKKLALIPFLFLVLITFQGNYSTTKLSRSMETVVGRMSDTDSVLCWVFFKDKGPSTEKYLKNPSLVVTQKSIERRRKFRSEQNLIDETDLPIYAGYIEEFQKMGLQVKGKSKWLNSVSMYVAKSEVLKIEKLPFVSHLDLVVRFSKKYSSDLVEAPSTDQTKMILDNKDKFDLDYGQSLTQNQMMSVPAMHNLGITGAGVTVCVLDAGFNNLQHESFSQITILDKWDFVNNDGGVGDSLDMGSGSHGTNVLSAIGGYKPGKLIGPAYGASYLLAKTENTDSETPIEEDNWIAGIEWADSLGADLATSSLGYLEYDPPFQSYTWQDMDGNTARITRAADLAVSKGIAVFVSAGNEGMDATHNTLGAPADGDSVISVGAVDASRARAYFSSVGLTVDGRIKPDIMAMGQGVRVASSYTLNGYSQSSGTSFSCPLAAGVGALILSQRPNISPVELANSLRSTADNASNPNREYGWGIINGLAALNSIPAMNIEDAAQTPSDIRVYGNYPNPFNPSTKIDFELSSISELTIDLYNATGEKVKRLGRGFFEPGRHTIDVEAGGLNSGVYFVKLKSSKSSKVVKIVLSK encoded by the coding sequence ATGAAAAAACTTGCACTTATCCCTTTCCTTTTCCTGGTTCTCATCACATTCCAGGGAAATTATTCCACTACGAAACTGTCCAGATCAATGGAGACAGTCGTTGGAAGGATGTCTGACACTGACTCCGTTCTCTGTTGGGTATTTTTTAAAGACAAAGGGCCTTCCACTGAAAAGTACCTTAAAAACCCTTCTCTTGTGGTTACGCAAAAATCGATAGAAAGAAGACGAAAGTTCAGGAGCGAGCAAAATTTAATTGATGAAACTGACCTGCCGATTTATGCCGGTTACATCGAAGAGTTTCAAAAGATGGGGTTGCAGGTAAAAGGAAAGTCAAAATGGCTGAACAGCGTCAGCATGTATGTTGCGAAGTCGGAGGTCCTAAAAATTGAAAAACTTCCTTTTGTAAGTCATCTTGATCTTGTTGTGCGATTTTCAAAGAAATATTCAAGTGATTTAGTAGAGGCTCCCTCAACCGATCAGACAAAAATGATTCTTGATAATAAAGATAAATTTGATCTTGATTACGGTCAGAGCCTGACACAAAATCAGATGATGTCAGTGCCGGCGATGCATAACCTCGGTATCACCGGTGCAGGTGTGACAGTCTGTGTTCTCGATGCCGGTTTTAACAATTTGCAGCATGAATCGTTTTCGCAAATCACAATTTTGGACAAATGGGATTTTGTAAACAACGACGGTGGTGTTGGTGACAGTCTTGACATGGGAAGTGGCAGTCACGGTACGAATGTACTTTCGGCAATTGGCGGTTACAAACCGGGGAAACTGATCGGTCCCGCATATGGTGCTTCCTATCTTCTGGCCAAGACTGAAAATACCGATAGTGAAACTCCGATAGAGGAGGACAACTGGATAGCGGGTATCGAATGGGCAGACAGCCTCGGTGCCGACCTCGCTACATCATCTCTAGGTTATCTTGAGTATGACCCTCCGTTTCAGAGTTACACATGGCAGGATATGGATGGCAACACTGCAAGAATTACGAGAGCAGCAGACCTTGCGGTTTCAAAAGGGATAGCAGTTTTTGTTTCTGCAGGCAATGAAGGTATGGACGCAACTCACAATACTCTTGGTGCACCTGCAGATGGTGACAGTGTCATTTCTGTCGGCGCTGTTGATGCATCGCGTGCAAGAGCTTATTTCTCAAGTGTCGGTTTAACGGTTGATGGTCGCATAAAACCCGATATCATGGCGATGGGTCAGGGAGTAAGGGTTGCGAGTTCGTATACTCTGAATGGATATTCACAGTCTTCAGGTACCTCGTTTTCGTGTCCTTTGGCTGCCGGAGTGGGGGCACTCATCCTTTCCCAAAGACCTAACATCTCTCCCGTGGAACTTGCGAACTCGCTTCGCTCGACAGCAGACAACGCATCGAATCCAAACAGGGAGTATGGCTGGGGGATAATAAACGGACTTGCAGCATTGAACTCAATTCCTGCAATGAACATCGAAGATGCTGCACAAACTCCTTCGGACATAAGAGTTTACGGCAACTATCCGAATCCTTTCAACCCCTCAACCAAAATCGATTTTGAACTGTCGTCCATATCCGAACTGACTATCGATCTGTACAATGCGACGGGAGAGAAGGTAAAAAGACTCGGCAGAGGATTTTTCGAACCCGGCCGGCATACTATTGATGTTGAAGCCGGCGGACTGAATTCGGGAGTCTATTTTGTAAAATTAAAAAGCTCGAAAAGCTCAAAAGTTGTCAAGATTGTTCTTTCAAAGTAA
- a CDS encoding S8 family peptidase, which produces MKKLFLIVIFPVLVYSQGSVAGKFSPDLNGWLANRSNTGFVKVWVDLVDKGENLSMLSNPESFLSKRSIERRALRGDAINETDLPLWRGYLQELEGSGIRIISRSKWFNSVTVNADRNMLIQLAEKNFVKKISPVAKGRTASKVYKENDNSFVTGNSFIEATNALDYGESLAQLAPQQIPAAHNMGYDGSGIFICLMDAGFNNLAHEVYDSLRIVSTWDFVNNDPDVGDGGMGNGSHGTSTLSVIGGFKPGKLIGTAYRANYLLAKTENTDSETPAEEDFWIAAAEWADSIGVDVTSTSLVYLDFDPPFTSYTWQDMNGNTARITKGADLAVAKGIVVFNSAGNNGFHATQNTLAAPADGDSVISIGSITAQGARSGFSSVGLTFDGRIKPDMMAVGSSVYAAAPGGRTSYTYTSGTSLACPIAAGIAALMLQKNPNLNPIEIRQILRNTASQPNSPDRLMGWGIMNAVAAIDNVPSGVEDGNTTVPSDIILLGNYPNPFNPVTTVQFTLPTERFLSLKLYNSSGELVKIVAEGTYSAGTGKIVLDASGLPSGNYFLLLNDGNRIYTQKLSLLK; this is translated from the coding sequence ATGAAAAAACTTTTTCTGATCGTTATTTTTCCAGTTCTGGTTTACTCTCAAGGCAGCGTTGCCGGAAAGTTTTCCCCTGACCTGAACGGCTGGCTTGCAAACCGTAGCAACACCGGCTTCGTTAAGGTATGGGTTGATCTTGTTGACAAGGGTGAAAACCTGAGTATGCTTTCGAACCCGGAATCCTTTCTGAGCAAAAGATCGATAGAGAGACGGGCTCTCAGAGGTGATGCCATCAATGAGACCGATCTTCCGCTATGGAGGGGATACCTGCAGGAATTGGAAGGATCAGGAATTAGAATAATCAGCAGATCAAAATGGTTTAATTCGGTTACCGTGAATGCTGACAGGAATATGCTGATTCAACTTGCAGAAAAGAATTTTGTCAAGAAAATCAGTCCAGTTGCCAAGGGACGCACCGCTTCCAAGGTTTACAAAGAAAATGATAATTCTTTTGTTACTGGAAATTCCTTTATTGAAGCGACGAATGCTCTTGATTACGGTGAATCACTTGCTCAGCTTGCTCCTCAGCAGATACCTGCAGCACATAATATGGGATACGATGGATCAGGTATTTTTATCTGTCTGATGGATGCGGGATTCAACAACCTTGCTCATGAGGTTTATGATTCACTCCGCATAGTCTCCACCTGGGATTTTGTGAACAACGACCCCGATGTTGGTGATGGCGGAATGGGAAACGGTTCACACGGCACCTCCACACTTTCCGTTATTGGCGGCTTCAAACCGGGCAAGCTGATCGGAACTGCATACAGAGCCAATTACCTTCTTGCAAAAACGGAGAATACCGATTCAGAAACACCTGCCGAAGAGGATTTCTGGATTGCCGCTGCCGAATGGGCTGATTCCATTGGTGTTGATGTTACATCCACTTCACTTGTTTACCTCGATTTTGACCCTCCGTTTACAAGCTATACCTGGCAGGATATGAACGGAAATACTGCAAGGATCACAAAGGGAGCTGATCTTGCCGTTGCAAAGGGAATTGTCGTCTTCAACAGTGCCGGGAATAATGGTTTTCATGCAACGCAGAATACTCTTGCTGCACCCGCTGACGGTGATTCTGTAATTTCGATCGGTTCGATAACAGCTCAGGGAGCCCGGTCAGGTTTCAGCAGCGTTGGATTGACTTTTGACGGAAGAATAAAACCTGATATGATGGCGGTTGGATCTTCGGTTTATGCCGCTGCACCCGGGGGTAGAACCTCATACACCTACACTTCAGGAACTTCGCTTGCATGTCCGATTGCGGCAGGAATAGCTGCTCTCATGCTTCAAAAGAACCCGAATCTGAACCCAATCGAGATCAGACAGATTTTAAGGAATACTGCTTCACAGCCAAACTCACCCGACAGATTGATGGGATGGGGAATAATGAATGCTGTTGCTGCTATAGATAATGTCCCATCCGGTGTTGAGGATGGTAACACGACGGTTCCGTCAGACATCATTCTTCTCGGAAATTATCCAAATCCCTTTAACCCGGTGACAACCGTTCAATTTACACTTCCCACTGAAAGATTCTTATCGCTGAAGCTCTATAATTCTTCCGGTGAACTGGTAAAAATTGTAGCTGAGGGAACATATTCTGCCGGTACGGGTAAAATAGTGTTGGACGCTTCCGGACTTCCTTCAGGAAATTATTTTCTTTTATTGAATGACGGCAATAGAATTTACACACAAAAATTAAGTTTACTGAAATAA
- the metG gene encoding methionine--tRNA ligase: MDKNLSHEKILVTAALPYANGPIHLGHLAGAYLPADTYVRYQRLRGRDIIFVCGSDEHGVPITITADNEKVSPNVIIDRFHTINKESFDKFGMSFDIYSRTSIPEHHKTATEFFLDYYNSGLLVEKKSMQFYDNSRKMFLPDRYVEGTCPKCGNESARSDECENCGSLYDPSELINPVSKITGERPELRETSHWFFPFGKFQERLEKYVNEMDVTYGWKENVLQYCKGWFTAGLQDRAITRDLDWGVKLPIAGVDNKVLYVWFEAVLGYISATKELFKLRGEEDGWRDYWQDPDTKYVAFIGKDNIVFHTIIFPALLMAWNDRHSEKFILPQNVPANEFLNFEGKKFSKSRKWGIDVIDFLAKFEADSLRYTLTMNAPEYRDTDFSWKDFQAKHNNELADILGNFVNRTLTFIHKNFDGKVPPLYTLDERDNELLNMLEDHPSKIAELMEQYRFKDATLEVMNLARAGNKYFNDSEPWKTLKSDRERCSTTLHLCVQTIYTLAELFMPVIPNTSAKILKMLNKRSVEWLNAGKLNLVEGEELGTPEILFKKIEDSEIEEIKQRTAPDPVEEEDFEKIESISIDDFFKTDLRVAEIVEAERVKKSEKLIKVQVSFGREKRQVIAGIGKAYNPEDLIGKKVIVVANLKPAKLMGLESQGMILAVETPDGGLNVVEVAGTIKNSTKVK, encoded by the coding sequence ATGGATAAGAATTTGAGTCACGAAAAGATATTGGTAACCGCCGCACTTCCCTACGCAAACGGGCCAATACATCTTGGGCACCTTGCAGGAGCATACCTTCCTGCGGACACATATGTAAGATATCAGCGTCTTAGAGGAAGAGACATTATATTTGTCTGCGGATCTGATGAACATGGAGTACCGATAACAATAACGGCGGATAATGAAAAGGTTTCACCGAATGTAATTATTGACCGTTTTCATACAATAAACAAAGAATCTTTCGATAAATTCGGGATGAGTTTCGACATTTACAGCCGGACAAGCATACCTGAACACCACAAAACAGCTACCGAGTTTTTTCTGGATTATTACAACAGCGGGCTTCTTGTTGAAAAGAAGTCGATGCAGTTTTATGACAATTCCCGAAAGATGTTCCTCCCTGACAGATATGTTGAGGGAACCTGTCCGAAGTGTGGCAATGAGAGTGCAAGAAGTGATGAATGTGAAAACTGCGGTTCGCTGTATGATCCTTCTGAACTTATCAATCCCGTAAGCAAAATTACGGGAGAAAGACCTGAGCTAAGGGAGACTTCCCACTGGTTTTTCCCTTTCGGAAAGTTTCAGGAGAGACTTGAAAAATATGTCAACGAAATGGATGTGACATACGGATGGAAGGAGAATGTCCTTCAGTACTGTAAGGGGTGGTTTACTGCCGGTTTGCAGGACAGAGCGATCACCCGCGATCTTGACTGGGGAGTGAAACTTCCGATAGCAGGCGTTGACAATAAAGTATTGTATGTCTGGTTTGAAGCAGTTCTCGGCTACATTTCCGCCACAAAAGAGTTGTTTAAGCTTCGTGGTGAAGAAGATGGCTGGCGTGATTACTGGCAGGATCCAGATACCAAATATGTGGCTTTCATCGGGAAAGACAACATTGTTTTTCATACTATAATTTTCCCTGCTTTACTGATGGCATGGAACGACAGGCATTCCGAAAAATTTATTCTCCCCCAGAATGTGCCTGCGAATGAGTTCCTGAACTTTGAAGGGAAAAAATTCTCCAAGAGCAGGAAGTGGGGTATCGATGTTATCGACTTCCTCGCAAAATTTGAAGCTGATTCCTTGCGCTATACTCTTACTATGAATGCACCCGAGTATCGTGATACCGATTTTTCGTGGAAAGATTTTCAGGCTAAACACAACAATGAACTTGCCGATATCCTCGGAAATTTTGTGAACCGGACATTGACTTTTATCCATAAAAATTTCGATGGTAAAGTGCCACCGTTGTATACGCTTGACGAGAGGGATAACGAGCTTTTGAACATGCTTGAGGACCACCCGTCTAAAATAGCTGAACTGATGGAGCAATACAGATTCAAGGATGCGACTCTTGAAGTGATGAATCTTGCTAGAGCCGGAAACAAATACTTCAACGATTCCGAACCATGGAAAACACTGAAAAGTGACAGGGAAAGATGTTCCACAACACTTCACCTTTGTGTTCAGACGATATACACTCTGGCGGAACTTTTTATGCCTGTAATTCCAAATACTTCAGCGAAAATTCTTAAAATGCTCAACAAAAGATCTGTTGAATGGCTGAATGCCGGAAAGCTCAATCTCGTTGAAGGCGAAGAGTTGGGAACCCCCGAAATTCTCTTTAAGAAGATTGAAGACAGCGAGATTGAAGAGATAAAACAGAGAACCGCTCCGGACCCGGTGGAAGAGGAAGATTTTGAAAAAATTGAATCGATTTCGATAGATGACTTTTTCAAAACCGATCTCCGTGTTGCCGAGATTGTTGAAGCAGAGAGAGTGAAGAAAAGTGAAAAACTGATCAAGGTGCAGGTTTCTTTTGGCAGAGAGAAGAGACAGGTAATTGCGGGAATCGGAAAGGCTTACAATCCGGAAGATTTGATTGGTAAAAAAGTGATTGTGGTCGCCAATCTTAAGCCTGCAAAGCTGATGGGTCTCGAATCTCAGGGGATGATCCTTGCGGTTGAAACTCCTGATGGTGGTTTGAATGTTGTTGAAGTGGCGGGTACAATTAAAAACAGCACTAAAGTAAAGTAA
- a CDS encoding ABC transporter ATP-binding protein, protein MTGVVTEKIIEINGLHKKYKDVYAVNGLDITVYEGDVFGFLGPNGAGKSTTIRMLMTLIFPTAGDIKLFGRDIYKERKYILSRVGAIVEKPDFYGYLTAYKNLEILARTSGYPVTKKRIMEILEMVGLEKRYSSKVKTFSHGMKQRLGIAQALIHDPKLIILDEPTTGLDPQGMKEIRELVVSLSKDHQKTIFLSSHILYEVELIANRMVIIDKGKTVIEGYVEDLLNAAETRVNIEVNNPEKAVQLINESNFKGRIDDVSNSTIIMFMKKDEIAPLNKKLVENGIEVSSLIPTRSLEEYFLNLTGKGE, encoded by the coding sequence CTGACAGGAGTTGTTACGGAAAAAATAATTGAAATTAATGGTCTCCATAAAAAATACAAGGATGTATATGCCGTAAACGGACTCGACATCACAGTGTATGAAGGAGATGTTTTTGGATTCCTGGGACCAAACGGAGCAGGTAAAAGCACTACTATAAGAATGCTGATGACTCTGATTTTCCCTACCGCGGGTGACATCAAATTATTCGGCAGAGACATCTACAAAGAAAGAAAATATATTCTCAGCAGAGTTGGCGCAATTGTTGAGAAACCCGATTTTTATGGTTATCTCACCGCCTACAAAAATCTTGAGATTCTCGCCCGCACATCCGGATATCCCGTCACAAAAAAGAGAATAATGGAAATTCTTGAAATGGTGGGACTCGAGAAACGCTACTCGTCGAAAGTAAAAACATTTTCCCACGGCATGAAACAACGCCTTGGAATCGCCCAAGCTCTCATTCACGACCCCAAACTCATCATCCTTGATGAACCAACCACGGGACTCGATCCTCAGGGGATGAAGGAGATTCGTGAACTCGTGGTCTCACTAAGCAAAGATCATCAAAAAACAATCTTTCTCTCCTCCCATATTCTATATGAAGTGGAACTCATCGCCAACAGGATGGTTATCATCGACAAAGGGAAGACCGTCATTGAAGGATATGTGGAGGATCTGCTCAATGCCGCCGAGACCAGAGTAAATATTGAAGTGAACAACCCTGAAAAAGCGGTGCAGCTAATAAATGAAAGCAATTTCAAAGGAAGAATTGATGATGTTTCGAATTCAACAATCATTATGTTCATGAAAAAAGATGAAATTGCCCCGCTCAACAAGAAACTCGTTGAGAATGGAATCGAAGTCAGCTCATTAATCCCTACAAGATCACTTGAGGAATATTTCTTAAATCTGACAGGAAAGGGAGAATAA